The Streptomyces spororaveus genome includes a region encoding these proteins:
- a CDS encoding serine/threonine-protein kinase, with amino-acid sequence MAMMRLRREDPRVVGSFRLHRRLGAGGMGVVYLGSDRRGQRVALKVIRPDLAEDQEFRSRFAREVSAARRIRGGCTARLVAADLEAERPWFATQYVPGPSLHDKVAEEGPLTAAQIAAVGAALSEGLVAVHEAGVVHRDLKPSNILLSPKGPRIIDFGIAWATGASTLTHVGTAVGSPGFLAPEQVRGAVVTPATDVFALGATLAYAATADSPFGHGSSEVMLYRVVHEEPHLQGVPDALAPLVRACLAKDPEERPSTLQLSMRLKEIAAREAQGLSDGRPPAQRARVERPTGRLPEAERIGGAEEYPGRRTERRTGGGTTPRAQGGSPSGPHSRPSSSRNPQHPGGPSSRPTSGRTGGRPAPRTTGTGRRPSRPDPKLMRQRLIVFVVVTLIVALGIAAAQKL; translated from the coding sequence ATGGCGATGATGCGGCTCCGGCGCGAGGACCCGCGTGTCGTCGGCTCGTTCAGACTGCACCGGCGTCTCGGCGCCGGCGGCATGGGCGTGGTCTATCTGGGATCGGACCGGCGCGGGCAGCGTGTCGCGCTCAAGGTCATCCGGCCGGATCTGGCCGAGGACCAGGAGTTCCGCTCGCGGTTCGCCCGCGAGGTGTCCGCCGCCCGGCGGATCCGGGGCGGGTGCACCGCACGCCTGGTGGCGGCGGACCTGGAGGCCGAGCGCCCCTGGTTCGCGACGCAGTACGTACCCGGCCCCTCGCTGCACGACAAGGTGGCCGAGGAAGGCCCCCTGACGGCCGCGCAGATCGCCGCCGTGGGCGCCGCGCTCTCCGAGGGCCTGGTCGCCGTCCACGAGGCGGGCGTGGTGCACCGCGACCTCAAGCCCTCGAACATCCTGCTGTCGCCCAAGGGACCCCGGATCATCGACTTCGGGATCGCCTGGGCCACCGGGGCGAGCACCCTCACCCATGTGGGTACGGCCGTCGGCTCCCCCGGCTTCCTCGCACCCGAGCAGGTGCGCGGCGCCGTCGTCACCCCGGCCACCGACGTCTTCGCCCTCGGCGCCACCCTGGCCTACGCGGCCACCGCCGACTCGCCCTTCGGACACGGCAGTTCCGAGGTCATGCTGTACCGCGTGGTGCACGAGGAGCCGCACCTGCAGGGCGTCCCGGACGCGCTGGCGCCCCTGGTACGGGCCTGCCTCGCCAAGGATCCCGAGGAGCGCCCCAGTACGCTCCAGCTGTCGATGCGGCTCAAGGAGATCGCCGCCCGTGAGGCCCAGGGGCTCTCGGACGGGCGCCCGCCGGCCCAGCGGGCCCGGGTCGAGCGGCCCACCGGGCGGCTCCCGGAGGCGGAGCGGATCGGCGGGGCCGAGGAGTACCCGGGCCGGCGCACGGAACGTCGTACGGGCGGCGGCACCACACCCCGGGCACAGGGCGGGTCCCCGAGCGGCCCGCACTCGCGGCCCTCGTCCTCCCGCAACCCGCAGCACCCCGGCGGCCCGTCCTCCCGGCCGACCTCGGGCCGTACGGGCGGCCGTCCGGCCCCCAGGACGACGGGGACGGGACGGCGCCCCTCGCGGCCGGACCCGAAGCTGATGCGGCAGCGGCTGATCGTGTTCGTCGTGGTGACGCTGATCGTGGCGCTGGGCATCGCGGCGGCCCAGAAGCTGTAG
- a CDS encoding TrmH family RNA methyltransferase → MADLITITDPDDPRLRDYTGLTDVELRRRREPAEGLFIAEGEKVIRRAKDAGYEMRSMLLSAKWVDVMRDVIDELPAPVYAVSPELAERVTGYHVHRGALASMQRKPLPTAEELLSTTRRVVVMEAVNDHTNIGAIFRSAAALGMDAVLLSPDCADPLYRRSVKVSMGAVFSVPYARLEAWPKSLDSVREAGFKLLALTPHEKATPIDVAAPQSLERVALMLGAEGDGLSTPALVAADEWVRIPMAHGVDSLNVGAAAAVAFYAVAQGRAAQ, encoded by the coding sequence GTGGCTGATCTCATCACCATCACCGACCCCGACGACCCGCGCCTGCGCGACTACACGGGCCTGACCGACGTCGAACTCCGGCGCCGGCGCGAGCCCGCGGAAGGCCTTTTCATCGCCGAGGGCGAGAAGGTCATCAGACGCGCCAAGGACGCCGGATACGAGATGCGCTCGATGCTGCTCTCCGCCAAGTGGGTCGACGTCATGCGCGACGTCATCGACGAACTCCCGGCACCGGTCTACGCGGTGAGCCCCGAGCTCGCCGAGCGCGTCACCGGCTACCACGTGCACCGCGGGGCCCTGGCCTCCATGCAGCGCAAGCCGCTGCCCACGGCCGAGGAGCTGCTCTCGACGACCCGCCGCGTGGTCGTCATGGAAGCGGTCAACGACCACACCAACATCGGGGCCATCTTCCGCAGTGCCGCCGCCCTCGGCATGGACGCGGTGCTGCTGTCGCCCGACTGCGCGGACCCGCTCTACCGCCGCTCGGTGAAGGTCTCCATGGGCGCGGTGTTCTCCGTCCCCTACGCCCGCCTGGAGGCCTGGCCGAAGAGCCTGGACTCGGTCCGCGAGGCGGGCTTCAAGCTGCTCGCCCTCACCCCGCACGAGAAGGCCACGCCGATCGACGTGGCCGCGCCGCAGTCCCTGGAACGGGTCGCGCTCATGCTCGGAGCCGAGGGCGACGGCCTGTCCACGCCCGCGCTGGTCGCCGCCGACGAGTGGGTGCGGATTCCGATGGCGCACGGCGTGGACTCGCTGAACGTGGGCGCCGCGGCCGCGGTCGCCTTCTACGCGGTGGCGCAGGGCCGCGCCGCCCAGTAG